The segment AACCGTAGAGGTGTGGTGTCCTTCGAGCAACTGCTATTGGATATCTCTGAGGCATTGGGCTTTCCTCGCTGGCACAGGGCCAGAGTCACACGCCTGTACACGACCCACGCTCGAGAGGTGAGGCTCAATCACAGCTGCATTAACCCTACTAGGGAACCTCGAGGCAAAGATGATCTGATGGGCCCCTTTTAACCACTCTCACAAATCTCCCACATCTGCGTTATGTACCTGCCTCCCAGGTTTACTGTAAGGTGCAGGGAATATGACACATGAAagcacaaaatcaaaaatatatgaaGGTTTTGACAGTAAATTTTGACACATGGACCCTCCTAATGACAGAGCCTGAAGATGAGGTGGAACACACCTTTAAGCCCTTTGCCatgtcagctgctctcatgcAAATGCTCAATTTAAATCACTCAAACAAGTTGATACATGGTGGACCTGGAGCTTTCAAGGTTCCTGAAGTGATGGGGCCCCGGGCCATTGTCACTCTTTGTCCTGCTCTGCCCGGTTGGTAATCCAGTTTGGGACTTAACACTCACTGGTTTTCAGGTGACATCCATCTAATGAGTGGGGCAAATAAATCAAAAGGGCGGCACAGTAAGCTGAAATAACGGGATATTTGGACATCATCCCAATGAGAATTTAGAAATATCATGCTCCCAATTTGCATGCAATGATGCAACAAGATTCTCAAAATCAAATGACCTGGGAGCCACTCTGTGTTCTCTCCTAGAAGCCCCACTTCTTTCTGCTTCTTTCTGCTTTACAGAAAGAAATCTTGAGTGTGATTTccggaaagagacattgctgttaaatTTTTCAaatggtgctttgagcaccacaagccaagtgccatctagtttcattgtattagagagaaggcagacatctccaacactcagcaactcacaccaaaataatctaggttgataaatagcactacaggtaagaggaaaaatatctaGTCTTGAGttttgggtgaactgttcctttaaatcacAACTTAATCTCTTTTTCTTCAATAGGTGAAAGGTGTATGTGATTTCTTCCGAGGCGAGGTGGCCTTCCTGGCGCTGGGGAAGGCTCGTCCAGAACTGAGCAGTGTGCAGGAGGCTCTGGAGGAGCTGTTTCCAGAACATTCCCATTACCGGGCCGATGCACTGCGGGCCTGGGAGAAAAGACTTCGCCCAGCACCAGATAAAGCAGCTAAGGCTGACAGTGGATACAGTGAGGGGACAGACAGCAGCGAGACACACACTAACcaagacacaaatacacatgtcAAAAATCATactaatacacacacaagtacacagcTGCCTCACCGTGTTGACACACACCAGCCTGAAAACCATAACTCAGATGTTCAGAAGTGTCATAAAAAGATTTCATGCAGGAAACCTGCTCACCTCCCCAACCACCTGCAGAGACTCCGTGTGAGGGGCGGGGTCAAGGAGCGACAGCCGTCTGTCAATGGTCCGTTCAAACATGAGGAAGGTCTTAGAGAAGCAGACGTACCCTCTCCTACACTGTGTGAAGACTGCTTAGCAAGGAGAGTTAAACATCAGGGTCCAGAGCGACTCAATCCACTGTCAGGGAGAGTCCCACTTCCTCCTGTGTCGAGGAAGCAGAAAGGAAGTTCTTATGTAGAACAGGAAGTGAGAAAACTCTACGTTCACATcagccctccacctcctcagccaatcagaggagacAAGGAAAAGAGTGTTGCCTATTTAGTTTCAAACCCACTTCCAGATGTGGGTCAAGTCCACGAGGAGAAACAGCAGAGGGCGACCTTTGACCTTCCCTCAGATGGCAGTGATGTCACCCTGACAGATATTGAGCGTTGCTATGAAATTGGACGTGTGGTCGGCGACGGCAACTTTGCAGTAGTGCGAGAGTGCTGCCGACGTGACAATGGCCAAACCCTCGCCGTGAAGATTGTCGAACGCTCCAAGCTGATCGGTCGAGAGCACATGATGCAGAACGAGCTGAGCCTCCTGGGAAGCCTCTGTCACCCTCGCATTGTGCGGCTGTTTGcgcaccaccacacacacactcacttgtACCTGGTGATGGAGCTGGTGAGCGGGGGTGATCTGTTTGAGGCCATCAGTGAGAGGGGGAAGTTTCCGGAGGCAGAGGCGGGACTGATGGTGTCAGATGTAAGCGAAGCACTGAACTACATCCATTGCAAAAGTATCGTCCACCGAGACCTCAAACCAGAAAACCTGCTGGTAAGtatcagacagacacaaaataccTACAAAATCAGGCAAGACAACAAGACTTCATCAAACTTATCGTGAAATGGCCAAGCTAGAGTGTTAGCACcctgtcaccaaaacaaacaccatATCCTTCACTGATGACATCTTTTCCTATTACATCCTTGTCGAGGTGCATCAGCATTAACATAACAAAATATGTGTTCAAATGCGTCCCAGACGTCCTCGGCAAGTGGCTTGAGTGATTAGATAACATTTAAACTTCTATTCAGCGCTTTATACTTGTGATCTGATTGCCCAAGGTGTATTTTAAAGCATGTTTCAAAAGGGTCAATGATTTTGATAGTTCCGTGTGAATCTGTACGTGATGATTGCATCTTTAAAAATTATACTGTTGGCatactttttttgtaaatgagatattcattttaaaaattctcCTCATAGTGGCTTTAATATTTAACcatttgaaacctgagcaaactggcttggtttctttcaaaaacacagaaaggaggaaataaataatgaaagaaaaatgacccaaaaaattagcaacaaattagtaaaaagataaaactaaaaacataaaaatttgtttaaaaaagaaaaaaaaactggaaaggggacttaaaaaatataataatgttGTGGcatcattttaaatataaaataatgataattatacaTAGATTTCCcctagctttttaaaaataattttctaaatctcataatttttttttgcaatttgtggaaCATTTTTTATCAAGTTGGTCACtgcctttttccccatgtttttgaaagaaattgcatcaatttgctcagggtttaaatgttgaaatacttgcaaaaggggtctgaaagcagcacaagaaaaggtgatgtccctccaggtttcaaaggtttaaaaagcaaatttattcaatatatttatttatttgtctcataatgttatatattcaaaattggctttaaagaaagtttttctatattattttccattaaattagaacaaaaatgataaaaactgaGGTCAATATTCTGCAAAACTAAAAATACATGACAGTGTCAGTAACACAAGTTTTTATAGCGAGCGTGTGGGTGCCCTCGGAGACATTTGATTATTGAAATATAGTCTCAACGCCTCCGTGCCtgactctgtttctgtctgtgtcttgtcTTGCTTGTTCTCTCTCAGATAGAGCGTGTGGCTGCTGGCATCTGCAGGCTGAAGCTGGGAGACTTTGGGCTCGCCATGATTGTGACTGAACCAGTCTACACGATATGTGGCACACCCACATATGTAGCTCCAGAGATTCTCTGCGAGGCAGGTTCGTGCTGTTTGCTGCAGAAATCACTACTTTaccaaaaaaaatttaaaactcTAACACTTCTGTTCTTGTTAATTTCTGATATAATTTTGAGTGgtattttcaaaattaaaggagtatgtgtaagatttagagggactcagtgccatctagtggtgaggattacagattgcaaccagctgaaacttctcctggttagaattccttcagtgttgttCAGGAGCTTTTTAcaaggagccaaattatccacatgGGTCTATTTTCAAATGTGaaaggccctatctagagccagtatttggtttgccCATGCTGGGCTACTCTAGAAACACATGGCGGTATCCATAGACAAGGACCttctccctatgtagatataaatgtctcattctaaggtaacaaaaacacaacaattcttattttcaggtgattataaagaaaacacacttgcgatattatattatattcctgCTGATACAaccccctaaattctacacactggacctttaattgcGGTTTGACCCAACAGGTTATGGAGTTGCAGTGGACATATGGGCTCTGGGTGTTATTCTCTACATCCTGCTGTGTGGATTTCCACCATTTCGCAGTCGGGATCGGGACCAGGAAGAGCTGTTCCAGCTAATAAAACAGGGACAAATCCACTTCCTGTCCCCCTACTGGGACCCCATCTCAGAAGGTGAAAAGTACAGAATAATAAAGTGTGCAATCACAAGCAACTAAATATACACTCTGCTTATTAttaatatgtatgtgtgtgtttgtgtgcagaagCCAGAGGCCTTGTCAGAGCTCTGCTTCAGTCAGACCCCACAGCGAGGCTGACGGCAGAGCAGACCTTGCTGCATCCCTGGGTGAAGGCTATGGCTTCAGTTTGCAGGCAGAGGGCACTCTCAGACAAAACTCAGAGAGAGACAACAGATACTGGAGCAGGACCAGACAAGTTGAGACAAGCCCAGAGGCTGGCTCAGATCAATGCAGCAGAAACAGTGATGGACAAAACACCAGGACACACCAGTAGCGAGGGAGAAAAAGAGTTTAGTAAACCTGACGAGAGACAAGGTGAGATGAACACAGTTAGAGGACAAGATGCGGACAAACCAACACAAGTGCACACACCTTCAGAGGCCACACCTGGTCAGCAGAGACCAGAGTGCACCCCTACAGTTTCTGCCTCACCCAGCAGACCAGAAATACAGGATCCAGGTCCCCTAAACTGTGATCCTGGCGGCCCAATGAGCCAGAGAGTTGAACTCAATGAACTCAGTGCCCCCCCCTGTCCAAACAGAGCTTCCATCCCAGATTACGACACAATCGAACCAGAACGGCCAACAGCAGTCACCTCCATCTTCACCACCTAATACAGCACAAACCAGAGCGGGTCACCAGAACATCGCCTCCACCCTGCCCAACCCCACCACAACCACTGTCCAAAACCACCCAGCCGAACACTATGACGAGCCGAACTCTCACACTACCACCACCCACCTACCCACGCAGTCTTGACCTCAATGTCAATCTCCTGTTTAACCGTGTGATTAGATCAGGGTCATCACTTTCATTGTTCCGGACAATACCGCAGATTTCCTGCCAGCTGAACCCTTGAACGACctgcagatgatgtgatttaCTCTCCTGGGATTGAATAGGGTCTGATTGATGAGGCAAAATAAATCTCATAAATGTGCGTAATCCATGTATCCTGCAATCACAAACTGATGACGAGACGTTGTGTAATGACCAAGGTATGAGGACAGGAAGTGGAGACACAATGTGAGCACTGTGTTGAAATGAATGGAGTCGATCATGTaggatttaatttaaatgtaaacatacagtatttacagtttgtcagtgtttctaaTGTTGTGTATTCATGAAAATACTTTTAAGTACATttctgaagttgtttttttttcttctgcaagCCATGTTTGACTCGATGTGGTATGTTATCGTGTCCGCCATTACGAGTGGTATCTATTTTTGATTGCTTGTGGGGCGACACTGACGGACTTCCCCTTTAAGTCAATTCCTAGAAGTCTGTGCAAGGCTTGTTTATCCAGCAACATTTGTTTACTACATGTTCAtgaactaaaaatacctgtacCAAGAACTTTTCCTTTAAGTCCCCGTAAAGTTTGCCATATTTACTAAACTCTTGAATGCCACCTCTCTGacagtgtgtttattgtgtatATTTTGGCAACAAACTACTGCTTATTTGAATCAATAACCCTGGCACTGTTATCTTGTGACGGCAAACAGATAGCAAATTAATGTGTGGTAAAATTCAGTGGAGAATAATGGCCATTCAGGCCAGTGTGAGACCACATACAGCTACTGGCTGAGCTGTGTGTGCATAGCTGAGGGTGGTATGTCTCACTGCCATTCCACACAGACCAAATAAGGCATATCTGTCTGTCCAATGGGAGTGGTTAGCCCTGTCCCTGCCGATTGCAGACAGCTGACACTTTGACATCCTGCCCCACCTAtaccaagcacacacacatacacacacatacacacacagcccccCATCCAGTACGGCAACACAAATGCACCCCTCCCAGCCCTTGAGGCAGCTAATCCACATATCTGGGGCACTGATGGGATGAATAAGCTTATAGATGACCTAGTATCAGTGGCCAAGGTTAGCTGAGGCTTTCTTCGATCACCCTGTTTTTCTGGCTGAATTATTTATGCACAAACACTGGGCCCCTCACGACCAGTTGAACCACGTTGATAGAAAACAGCCACATGGCAGCAAAAACAATGTCTTTTTGTTAAAAGTTTTTCATGTCACAGATTATTTAAGGTGTTATAACAACTTGTAGACGTGGTTTATAAACACTGCATGTGTATAAAGGATGCGTGCCTCTGTCGGAGTGGCCTAAATTTGTCGCATATCAGTTTTTGGTCACCTTTCAAGTCCTGCCATACACTGACCCGCAGGTGCTCACCACGCATGCGCCGTGTAAAACTCTTTAAATACCCCAAGTCATCTGCCACAATAAAACATTCCGCTGTCAGCCAACACACGGCTGTAGTGAAGTAGTCTCAGGCACACAGAGGCCGTTACAGATACACGCAAAAAATACTTACTTTTAAATACTTCTATTATTAGAAACGATTGAGAGCCTGCCTGACTAATAACGAGTGTGACCTGGAGTCGTAAAGGCTGTGCAGGGTGAAGTCGGGGGAGAcggacaggaaaaaaacaaagatggctgTGTAACCAGAGAGACGAGTCCCAGCAGAACTCTCTCTAACGGCAGCTTTAATCACCGACAGGTCCCGTGGGTCCCTTGGACAGTCAGCCGGTACCGGAGCAGGGACGTTAGATGAGCAGCCGAGCTGGGCCGCCGGTGTACATCGTTGTAATCTGCTGTCATTGCGAATAACGGCGTCGAGAGTACAACAACAGCTGAGAGCCGCCtgagttgtttttgttctgcCTGGGCAAAGCGAGAggactgctgtgtttttgtcaacgtAGCTAGCCGCATAGTCTGCTAGCCTCACTGTAAGTCAACAAAACTAGTCAACGTTTAATTGAGTCATAATTACATTTTGCACATGCTCTCGTTATTACACAATCATTGGCTTGTTAAATTCCAAGTTCGTAAGTGGAGGGTGgcattatttttaataataagttAGCCTGCATTCCTTTCTGACAGCCTGCTGCCGTAGCGTTagcctagctaacgttagctagctgtcAGCTGACCGTTAGCTTGACAGGTTGTAAGCTAGCCCTGAGCTAACCTGCTTATATTTCGGGCTCAGCCTGGTCGCGGCAGGTACATCTCAGAAATCTCTAGACAGTCATCGCCATGTCTTCACTGGAAGAGAGAGACGTGGGCGTTGTGGCCGCCCCTGGCTCCTCCTCGGCCGGCATGGGGGTCGGGGCCGTGGGGGCAGCGGTGGAGGCTGTCGCCGGGGTCGCAGCCATGCAGGAGGAGGTCGGGATACGGCGAGAAGGGCCCGAGCCAGACGCAGACGAGCCACCCAAGAAGAGGGTGAGATTGCCCGAGGGAGAGTCAGGAAAGCTGGAGGAGAGACTGTACTCAGTGCTGTGCTGCACCGTGTGCCTAGACTTGCCCAAGGCGTCTGTATACCAGGTAAACGTGGTGTCAATCACAACACTTCCCCTCATAACCCTAAACCTACTGTCAAACAACAGTAAACAAGCTGCACCTCACACTAGAAACTCCCCATGTGTCCCAACCTCCGAGCTCACAGACGACCTGTTGAATGTGTTGGCCAGCTCCATTTATTATTAGTGATGTTAGACTGAACACAGGCCCCAAGCTGAGCCATGAGGCTGAGAGACCAGACACACCCAGGCCGAGTGGCCAGCTGTACTGTGAATTATCCTCAAACAACCCTCAGCAAAAACCACATTCCCAAACCCCACATCCAACATCCAGATCTCAACCAAAACCtaaaatttaattaataatCTCCTGCCCTTCCCTTTGATCCACCCCAACATTCACCTTAGTGACCTCAAACTGCTCTCTTCAATGTCAAGTGAACACATTTGTAATTAATAATTGTTCAGGTGGTCTTAAACATTTACATGCCCTTCTGCACCATGCAGCCCACATGTTCTCGGCAgtcatttaacatttattaacAATACTGTGTAAACACATGCTCTTTCCATACACAATCTTCTGCCCTTAACATACATGCATATCAATTAAAAAGCACAACAAGTAAAATATTAGGCCTGTTAATCCATATACCCACCAAACTTTGTCAATATTTACATAGAAAAGTATGCAACCCCCGATCTCTCTCTATAAAAGTATTTCTTAAGTTGTACTCTGGCTTTTATATATTTCCATTTCTGTCACTATTGTAATGTGAAGCTGAAGCTAAGCCATTATTTTAACTTATATTGAATTAAAATAGACAAAGGAAATACACCTAGCCTTAGCCAAACATGTCTGATGACATTTCCCCCAAATTGTGTTGATTTTAATATAAAGTAGAATCCTAAAATAGTCTCTAAATTTTTTTTCAAGCAGTCCCAAGTAAAAACCACAACTGTAACAAATTATaatcacatttttgtcataACATTCAACAAGAAAAGTTTACTTTCAATTTTCCAGCTTGCACTAACGCAAGTATTTTTTGTCGTTTTTGTCACTGTAATGATTTTCTCCACTTTCCTCGTACATTTTGTGTGACTGTCACCTCACCTTTTTCCCCACCACAGTGTACCAATGGACACCTGATGTGTGCAGGCTGTTTCATCCACCTCCTGGCTGACTCTCGTCTCAAGGAGGAGCAGGCCACATGTCCCAACTGCAGGTACGCCCAGTTAGCTGTAGACAGGAGCACTTCCTGAATCTTGAAATACAAACTAGCTCTTTAGTCCAATCAGAAGAGTCATTTACTTTAGTTGATGATTGTTGGTCTGAGCATCACTGTGGATATTGACACATCTAAATATGATAATTGTTTATACACACATTTGAGTGCTCCCACACTGCTGTGTCAAAACAGTTTTGCAGCCTAATAATTTAGATAGAATACTTTTTGTCCAGTTAAATAAATGATCTAGAAAATTGGATTTGTGTCTGTCAGTTCTGAGTCAGGTATGTATGTAAATAGCAATTAGAGCATcgaaaaaacataaatacaattGAGCTAAGGCAAGCAGAGAATGATGTTAAACAgtaggaaaaacagtgatgcaGTGATGACCGTAAGATGCCCCCAAAAGCCACTCTGGGCTCTttaagtcagtggttcccaactggtccagccacagggtccagatttcttcttctagttcaaggtccaaacagtttaatatattcagcatcatacttgtgtttggccatgttgttgagctagtttgttgtctctgttaagtagccgTCCattagaggccgtttacacgttgccggctattttTAATAGCCGGctacatttcaccgtctccgttttcaaaaagatcttcgtttacacttacccatgtatatatacacaagagcatgccaaacctgtaggtggcagtgtaacgagaagctcaagccttccatgtatccattgtcaccatagcaacataggtcgctttatccaatatctccggtcgcacttttgacacaggcgcaagttccggcgcatactgtgatgtcgactgcctataactccgtttatctcagtttacatgcaaacgcgcaaccggagttttccaaaatctccactcagtttttagaaagactcatTTTCAGaagagaaatctccgtttgcgtgtaaacaaagggcacaaacgaaggaagatgtctccgtttatcaaaatcaccgtgtacgtgtaaacggcctcttagTCCCTcgctctacagcaggaaacggtaccgtatttgaaaataaactgtgttttttacaaacttaacaTGTTCAAAAGTCACTTAagatccattcagaatggaccggAATCCCACTTTTGggccacaacccaccagttgagaaccagTGCTCTAAGTGAATATAGTTCTTAGAATCAAAATGTATTGTTAGTTACAACATAACTTTACGAAATTACTTTT is part of the Epinephelus moara isolate mb chromosome 22, YSFRI_EMoa_1.0, whole genome shotgun sequence genome and harbors:
- the dclk3 gene encoding serine/threonine-protein kinase DCLK3; this translates as MTPSQRARYGCEAARNAKWRMAAPPVPLLKRAGGAPQPWPIHPTAQVHRSHFPPPAPPPHLPLFHTRHAEESAERPHLVTIIRPCAHSTLRKVTVLLNRRGVVSFEQLLLDISEALGFPRWHRARVTRLYTTHAREVKGVCDFFRGEVAFLALGKARPELSSVQEALEELFPEHSHYRADALRAWEKRLRPAPDKAAKADSGYSEGTDSSETHTNQDTNTHVKNHTNTHTSTQLPHRVDTHQPENHNSDVQKCHKKISCRKPAHLPNHLQRLRVRGGVKERQPSVNGPFKHEEGLREADVPSPTLCEDCLARRVKHQGPERLNPLSGRVPLPPVSRKQKGSSYVEQEVRKLYVHISPPPPQPIRGDKEKSVAYLVSNPLPDVGQVHEEKQQRATFDLPSDGSDVTLTDIERCYEIGRVVGDGNFAVVRECCRRDNGQTLAVKIVERSKLIGREHMMQNELSLLGSLCHPRIVRLFAHHHTHTHLYLVMELVSGGDLFEAISERGKFPEAEAGLMVSDVSEALNYIHCKSIVHRDLKPENLLIERVAAGICRLKLGDFGLAMIVTEPVYTICGTPTYVAPEILCEAGYGVAVDIWALGVILYILLCGFPPFRSRDRDQEELFQLIKQGQIHFLSPYWDPISEEARGLVRALLQSDPTARLTAEQTLLHPWVKAMASVCRQRALSDKTQRETTDTGAGPDKLRQAQRLAQINAAETVMDKTPGHTSSEGEKEFSKPDERQGEMNTVRGQDADKPTQVHTPSEATPGQQRPECTPTVSASPSRPEIQDPGPLNCDPGGPMSQRVELNELSAPPCPNRASIPDYDTIEPERPTAVTSIFTT